GGATGTGAATTCGCGACCTGGCCCACGGTTTTTACTATAGGAGTTTGCGTTTTCAAAATCTGAAAAATTTGCATTCCTAACAATCCGACTGCCATCGGCATTTCGATCTCTATAATACAATGGTTGTAGGCTTTCTGTACCAACTCCAAAGTATTGGTTGTACAAGCTCGCGTCATGACCTACATAAGCACGTAAGCGATAAGCAGTATCTAAAAAGTATGGTGCGTCCCAGGCTAAATAATTGTTTTGAGTCCCTCGATTGGTCCGGTAGATCCCAACATTGAACATATGTTCGTATGGAGTGTACTTAAAAGAGGAATCAGACTTTGTACCGTTATAAAAAATATTTGCTAGAACACCGAGGCCAGAACCATTGACAGCATCATTGCCAAAGAGAGGTAAACCGGTTGCATACCAACCTTCTCTTTTATTGGCCAGTTCTTTCTCGTCTAATTTTTTAAATTCACCGAGCCACTCTGGTACATCAGATTTCCTTTCTTCCGCAAGTAATGGAGATACGACGATCGTTGATACCAATAACCAATGGACAACTCTCCCAAACGACATGGGTTTTATTTGACTTCGCGGACTTGAATGGTTTCGACCCTTTCCTCACCAGCAATGATGTCAGATAAAATGACTACCTTTTCACCCATTTGTAAATAGCCATTATTGACTAAAGTTTGGATGGCAAGTTTGATCGTTTTTTCTGGATCGGAAGAAAAATCGACACGGTAAGGTATCACTCCCCGAGTCAACCAAAGCTTCCGTCTAACAGAAGTCATATTTGTAAAAGCATGTACAATTGGATAACGAGGGTGAAAGGATGCCAAATTATTGGCAGTGATTCCTCGTCTTGTGATGGCGATAATGGCATGTGCTTGCATCGAATCTGCGAGATTTGCCGCAGACCTTGCCATTTCTTCCTTTTGGTCTTTTGGTTTTCTTTGTGCCGCAAGACCTAAGTTAATCGACATTTCCATTCGGCGCGCAATTTTATCTAACATTTCCACACATCGAACAGGATATTTCCCCATCGCCGTTTCACCAGATAACATAATCGCATCTGCTTCTTCATACACGGCATTGGCAACATCTGTTACTTCTGCCCTTGTAGGAGATGGATTGTGGATCATAGATTCCAGTAAGTGAGTGGCAACGATCACTCGTTTGCCTTCTTCTTGGCAACGTTTGATGATACGTCTTTGGACAATGGGGAGTTCTTCAATCTCGATCTCGACACCCAAATCACCACGTGCCACCATAATCCCATCCGATTCTCGAATGATGGCATCCAAGTTTTTAAGACCTTCTTGGTCTTCAATCTTTGCAATGATTTGTGCATGGTGATTTTTTTCATCGATGATTCCGCGAAGTTGGATCACGTCTTCTTGAGAACGAACGAAAGACAATGCCACAAAATCAATATCCTCTTCCAAACCAAAGATTATGTCTTTGAGGTCTTTAGGTGTGATTGAAGGTAAGTTAACTCGTATCCCTGGCAAATTGATATGTTTTCTAGAACCAAGTTTACCACCATCTAACACAGTACAAACGAGTTCGTTTTCACGGATCTCTTGCACGGCGAGGTTGATAAGACCATTGTCTACTGTTACTTTATCACCAACTTTTAAATCTTTTACGATATCACGGTAATTCACAAATACACTTTGGGCTTCTGCTTCCATTCCTGGAATGATATGAAACGTAAACGTTTCACCCACTTTTAAGTGTAAATCGTTTTGCACATCCCCTGTCCGAATCTCGGGACCTTGTGTATCCAGTAAGATGGAGATTGGGTGTTTGTGTAATTCATCTTTGTTTAATGATTTGAT
This Leptospira biflexa serovar Patoc strain 'Patoc 1 (Paris)' DNA region includes the following protein-coding sequences:
- the pyk gene encoding pyruvate kinase, whose protein sequence is MPAIEQLRARKTKIVCTIGPATASKDMIRSLALAGMNIARINMSHGDHEFHRKIIRIIKSLNKDELHKHPISILLDTQGPEIRTGDVQNDLHLKVGETFTFHIIPGMEAEAQSVFVNYRDIVKDLKVGDKVTVDNGLINLAVQEIRENELVCTVLDGGKLGSRKHINLPGIRVNLPSITPKDLKDIIFGLEEDIDFVALSFVRSQEDVIQLRGIIDEKNHHAQIIAKIEDQEGLKNLDAIIRESDGIMVARGDLGVEIEIEELPIVQRRIIKRCQEEGKRVIVATHLLESMIHNPSPTRAEVTDVANAVYEEADAIMLSGETAMGKYPVRCVEMLDKIARRMEMSINLGLAAQRKPKDQKEEMARSAANLADSMQAHAIIAITRRGITANNLASFHPRYPIVHAFTNMTSVRRKLWLTRGVIPYRVDFSSDPEKTIKLAIQTLVNNGYLQMGEKVVILSDIIAGEERVETIQVREVK